From the genome of Sphingobacterium kitahiroshimense, one region includes:
- a CDS encoding AraC family transcriptional regulator, producing the protein MKTIKFDKTECGVDFLLNVLPSDEIGDTYLDQKLFNTDYFEIVFIKKGSGQLTLNYQKINIEDNSIIFISPFQKRQWNLNKDNLEFTSLVFQEDFLNEFFSDKLFTYRLSYFYQLEFPLNMQVEKESIGMYCVLLSEIKAELRKTRIDSVHIIRSLIYYLLQKLNRVYAEKHQLSLKNHDSNYAFQFKKLIETNIENKQRISDYTDLMGISRITLNKSVKDQFNVTATHLLKQRLLVEIKDYLIHSEMTVSEIAHKLNISEPNHLMRFFKSQTGMTTTEFLVDYQNDIVS; encoded by the coding sequence TTGAAAACAATAAAATTTGATAAGACTGAATGCGGGGTAGATTTTCTCCTCAACGTACTTCCATCTGATGAAATCGGAGATACATATCTTGATCAAAAACTGTTTAATACAGATTATTTTGAAATTGTTTTTATAAAGAAAGGGAGCGGTCAGCTTACACTCAACTACCAAAAAATAAATATAGAGGACAACAGTATTATTTTTATTTCCCCTTTTCAAAAACGCCAATGGAACCTCAATAAAGATAATCTGGAATTTACGTCCTTGGTTTTTCAAGAAGATTTTCTAAATGAATTTTTCTCTGATAAACTTTTCACTTACCGTTTATCTTATTTCTATCAGTTAGAATTCCCTTTAAATATGCAGGTCGAGAAAGAAAGCATAGGTATGTATTGTGTTTTGTTATCAGAGATTAAAGCAGAATTGCGGAAAACCAGAATAGACAGTGTGCATATCATCCGCTCCCTAATCTATTACCTTTTACAAAAATTGAACAGAGTGTACGCCGAAAAGCACCAATTATCATTAAAAAATCACGACTCAAATTATGCCTTTCAATTCAAAAAACTAATTGAAACAAATATTGAAAACAAGCAACGGATCAGCGATTATACAGACTTAATGGGCATCAGTCGTATTACGCTAAATAAATCTGTAAAAGACCAATTCAATGTAACTGCAACTCATTTGTTGAAGCAAAGATTGTTGGTAGAAATAAAAGATTACCTCATCCATTCTGAAATGACCGTTTCTGAAATTGCTCATAAACTCAACATTTCAGAACCCAACCATTTGATGCGTTTTTTTAAAAGTCAGACAGGAATGACGACCACCGAATTTTTAGTTGACTATCAGAATGATATCGTTTCGTAA
- a CDS encoding TlpA family protein disulfide reductase, which translates to MLNNQETSKEQSRANRFWQYLKKNIFTVLMVIIIGAMLFSPDTKSFVLRQLMVTGIFNASIDKKDGHATSQINTDFEFVDEKGNVQNTSSLRGKVVFINFWASWCPPCRAEFPSIEVLYSKFKNNPNVFFLTINEGSDLSLAKAYLNNEKFTIPFYQSSGNVPSEIFAGSLPTTVILDKNGKIRFHETGFANYASDKFVKQMEELIRE; encoded by the coding sequence ATGTTGAATAATCAAGAGACTTCAAAAGAGCAATCACGTGCAAATAGATTTTGGCAATACTTAAAGAAAAATATATTTACGGTATTGATGGTGATAATTATAGGGGCAATGCTTTTTAGCCCAGATACGAAATCATTCGTGCTCCGGCAATTAATGGTAACAGGGATTTTTAATGCGAGTATTGACAAAAAAGATGGACATGCAACAAGCCAAATTAATACAGATTTTGAGTTTGTGGACGAAAAAGGAAATGTTCAAAACACTTCATCATTAAGAGGCAAGGTAGTGTTTATCAATTTTTGGGCATCGTGGTGTCCGCCTTGTCGGGCTGAATTTCCGTCTATAGAAGTACTTTATTCCAAATTCAAAAACAATCCAAATGTATTCTTTTTAACCATCAACGAGGGCAGTGATCTTTCTTTAGCAAAAGCTTATCTGAACAATGAAAAGTTTACCATTCCTTTTTATCAATCCAGCGGTAATGTCCCTTCAGAAATATTTGCTGGATCATTGCCTACAACGGTTATATTGGATAAAAATGGGAAAATAAGATTTCACGAAACTGGTTTTGCTAACTACGCATCAGATAAATTCGTGAAGCAGATGGAGGAATTGATAAGGGAATAG
- a CDS encoding MBL fold metallo-hydrolase — protein MKKIILGMAFTMLSAFSFAQINPDTKQSVQLIRNATLLIEYGGKKILVDPMFSPKGTIDSWAGIQKNPTVELKIPIEEIVKDVDLVLVSHSHEDHFDKFASQNLDKSIDLIMQPADIDFFKKENFTNAAALEGSKVWDGITIHRTEGQHGSGEVLKMMGKTSGFVLQAENQPTVYIVGDAIWTEDIKKTIKKFKPDYIIVNSGGALVQGFENLPIIMDEAQTMELIKNSGKAKVIAVHMEALDHCRTTRSSLKKKATELKIGTDKLMIPEDGEMIKLSN, from the coding sequence ATGAAAAAAATAATTCTAGGAATGGCATTTACGATGTTATCTGCCTTTTCATTTGCACAAATCAATCCAGATACAAAACAGAGTGTTCAGCTCATTAGAAATGCAACATTGTTGATTGAGTATGGCGGAAAAAAAATTTTGGTTGACCCAATGTTTTCGCCAAAAGGAACAATTGATTCTTGGGCTGGAATTCAAAAAAATCCTACAGTTGAATTAAAAATTCCGATTGAAGAAATCGTTAAAGATGTTGATTTGGTACTTGTGAGCCACTCCCACGAAGATCATTTTGATAAATTTGCAAGTCAAAATCTGGACAAATCCATCGATTTGATTATGCAGCCTGCCGATATAGATTTTTTCAAAAAAGAAAATTTTACCAATGCAGCTGCATTAGAGGGTAGTAAAGTATGGGATGGTATAACTATCCATCGAACAGAGGGACAACACGGAAGCGGTGAGGTATTGAAAATGATGGGCAAAACCTCAGGATTTGTATTGCAAGCAGAAAATCAACCAACGGTTTATATTGTAGGAGATGCTATCTGGACAGAAGATATCAAAAAGACTATTAAAAAATTTAAGCCTGACTATATCATTGTAAATTCCGGAGGGGCACTTGTCCAAGGATTTGAAAACTTACCCATTATTATGGATGAAGCGCAAACAATGGAATTGATAAAAAACAGTGGAAAAGCAAAAGTTATTGCTGTTCATATGGAAGCGTTGGATCACTGCCGCACAACCAGAAGTTCTTTAAAAAAGAAAGCAACCGAATTGAAAATCGGTACAGATAAGCTGATGATTCCAGAAGATGGAGAAATGATTAAACTGTCTAATTAA
- a CDS encoding cysteine hydrolase family protein, with the protein MSKQALIIIDIQNDYFENGALPLVNPIQASINASKVLEHFRAKNLPIAHIQHVSPNGAPFMALGTNGVEIHENVKPLDGEKVFKKNYPNSFRGTGLLDYLKKNDVTEVVITGMMTHMCVDATTRAAFDFEYKCIVIDDACASRDLEINGKTVKAEDVHNAFLAALAFFYAEIKNTEEFLSV; encoded by the coding sequence ATGAGTAAACAAGCATTAATTATAATTGACATTCAAAATGATTATTTCGAAAATGGAGCTTTACCTTTAGTCAATCCGATACAAGCAAGTATTAACGCAAGTAAAGTTCTGGAACACTTTAGGGCAAAGAATTTACCGATTGCACACATTCAACACGTAAGCCCAAATGGTGCACCATTTATGGCTTTGGGTACAAATGGTGTTGAAATCCATGAAAATGTAAAACCACTTGATGGAGAAAAAGTATTTAAAAAAAACTACCCAAATAGTTTCAGAGGAACAGGTCTTTTAGATTATTTAAAAAAAAATGACGTAACTGAAGTCGTAATCACTGGGATGATGACGCATATGTGTGTTGATGCCACTACTAGAGCCGCATTTGACTTTGAATATAAATGTATTGTAATTGATGATGCTTGTGCTTCTCGTGACCTTGAAATTAACGGAAAAACTGTAAAAGCAGAAGATGTGCATAATGCATTTCTTGCCGCATTAGCATTCTTTTACGCTGAAATAAAGAATACAGAAGAATTTCTATCAGTCTAA
- the mobC gene encoding conjugal transfer protein MobC, producing MQGEDDLRGLAKIMAFMRAVSILLVLMHLYWFCYGFFMERGWTLEVINKILGNFQRTAGLFSHTLYTKAFALALLALSCLGTKGVKNEKITWPKIYVALGIGFVLFFLNTPLLKLSPVIGTFFYILTISLGYIALLMAGVWMSRLLRTNLMDDVFNNENESFQQETKLMENEYSVNLPTRFYYKGKWNNGWINIVNPFRASIVLGTPGSGKSYAIVNNYIKQQIEKGFSMYIYDFKFDDLSTIAYNHLLKHQDKYEVQPKFYVINFDDPRKSHRCNPLNPDFMTDISDAYEAAYTIMLNLNRSWILKQGDFFVESPIILLAAIIWYLKIYEDGKYCTFPHAIELLNKKYSDVFTILTSYPDLENYLSPFMDAWQGGAQDQLQGQIASAKIPLSRMISPQLYWVMTGDDFSLDINNPKEPKILCVGNNPDRQNIYSAALGLYNSRIVKLINKKGQLKSSVIIDELPTIYFRGLDNLIATARSNKVAVCLGFQDFSQLTRDYGDKESKVIQNTVGNIFSGQVVGETAKSLSERFGKVLQKRQSVSINRNDTSTSISTQLDSLIPASKISTLTQGLFVGSVSDNFDERIEQKIFHAEIVVDNEKVTTETKAYQKLPQILSFVNEQGEDKMKQEIEANYKQIKVDIVQIITAELERIKNDPNLQHLVQKE from the coding sequence ATGCAGGGAGAAGACGATTTAAGAGGACTGGCCAAGATAATGGCTTTTATGCGGGCAGTAAGTATCCTTTTGGTACTGATGCACCTTTATTGGTTCTGCTACGGTTTCTTTATGGAACGTGGTTGGACGTTGGAAGTAATCAACAAAATATTAGGCAATTTTCAGCGTACCGCCGGACTGTTTTCGCACACTTTATATACCAAAGCATTTGCTTTGGCATTGCTAGCTTTGAGCTGTCTGGGAACCAAAGGCGTAAAAAATGAAAAAATAACATGGCCTAAAATTTACGTGGCTTTGGGTATTGGATTTGTGTTGTTCTTTCTGAATACGCCATTGTTAAAACTATCTCCGGTAATAGGCACATTTTTTTATATCCTTACTATCTCGTTAGGTTATATTGCCTTGTTGATGGCAGGTGTATGGATGAGCCGGCTGCTCCGTACTAACCTTATGGACGATGTTTTCAATAATGAAAACGAGAGCTTTCAGCAGGAAACTAAGCTGATGGAAAACGAATATTCTGTCAATCTCCCTACCAGGTTTTATTACAAAGGAAAATGGAACAACGGTTGGATAAACATTGTAAATCCCTTTAGGGCATCAATCGTACTTGGTACTCCGGGTTCAGGAAAATCCTATGCAATCGTAAATAATTACATCAAGCAACAAATTGAGAAAGGCTTCTCAATGTACATATACGATTTCAAGTTTGACGACCTTTCCACCATTGCCTACAATCATTTATTGAAGCATCAGGATAAATACGAAGTTCAACCCAAATTTTACGTCATCAACTTTGACGATCCACGTAAGAGCCACCGTTGCAATCCGCTCAATCCCGATTTTATGACGGACATATCCGATGCTTACGAAGCAGCTTATACCATAATGCTGAACCTCAATCGAAGTTGGATACTGAAGCAAGGCGATTTTTTCGTGGAAAGCCCAATTATCTTATTGGCGGCAATTATTTGGTATCTGAAAATCTACGAAGACGGTAAGTATTGTACATTCCCACACGCCATTGAATTGCTTAACAAAAAGTATTCTGATGTTTTCACCATTCTCACTTCTTATCCCGATTTGGAAAACTATTTGTCGCCATTTATGGATGCGTGGCAAGGTGGGGCACAAGACCAACTACAGGGACAAATTGCATCGGCGAAAATTCCTTTATCAAGAATGATTTCTCCACAGTTGTACTGGGTAATGACTGGCGATGATTTTTCTTTAGATATTAACAATCCGAAAGAGCCAAAGATTTTGTGTGTTGGTAATAATCCCGACCGTCAAAATATTTATTCCGCAGCTTTGGGTTTGTATAATTCAAGGATTGTAAAGCTCATCAACAAAAAAGGGCAATTAAAGAGTTCGGTTATTATAGATGAGTTGCCGACAATTTACTTCAGAGGACTGGATAATTTGATTGCAACAGCAAGAAGCAATAAAGTGGCGGTTTGTTTGGGTTTTCAAGATTTCTCGCAATTAACCCGTGATTACGGCGATAAGGAAAGTAAGGTAATCCAAAATACGGTAGGCAATATTTTCAGCGGTCAAGTGGTTGGCGAAACTGCAAAAAGTCTTTCGGAACGCTTCGGAAAAGTTTTGCAGAAACGCCAAAGTGTATCCATCAATAGAAATGATACATCAACTTCCATTTCTACACAATTAGACAGTTTGATACCTGCATCAAAAATCTCTACCCTTACACAAGGTCTTTTTGTAGGTTCTGTGTCGGATAATTTTGACGAACGTATTGAACAGAAAATCTTTCACGCTGAAATTGTAGTAGATAACGAAAAAGTGACTACCGAAACAAAAGCTTATCAGAAGTTACCACAAATTTTATCTTTCGTAAATGAACAAGGCGAGGATAAGATGAAGCAAGAAATTGAAGCCAATTACAAGCAGATTAAAGTGGATATTGTGCAGATTATCACCGCGGAATTGGAACGTATTAAGAATGACCCGAACTTACAGCATTTGGTGCAAAAAGAATAA